One genomic segment of Heptranchias perlo isolate sHepPer1 chromosome 3, sHepPer1.hap1, whole genome shotgun sequence includes these proteins:
- the LOC137307111 gene encoding protein FAM83A encodes MNTQSYLKTDWYRRKNVGKIQRRLEAIKNPWVPSPAFDPSHNESVRLATDALLDIGTEAYDNVLSQEGEVGFLSPSEIQYIISNAKEPLQLEESLLEGGKSKPGITDVTSDLSDTYFPMISDSNGPALEQGWPMADKRYYLKGPSNIRVYFQTEKSQSIKDVLRLYIRQATELIAIVMDIFTDIDIFCDVLEAANKRSVTVYLLLDHHSLQYFTEMCEKLQIKSSHLKNIGVRQVCGDVYCTKSGKKFSGQVQEKFIIIDCLYVLAGSYSFTWLSGQVHRNFITLFSGHIVELFDEEFRRLYSQSKTVNEFSSMQAATSSPPNNLSKPSVSPRIVWLESRDTHSDPFSSLSSYSGPHKGLNFQLSPFFRGRGENLHDQRQERATPQHRVSYMPLRQQRDYTCLIAGAERLYPGSAERFLKEIPNPVMHSKDVNVLKAQKEEPQNISQLSPVGQHYLLSDTKQYFNPELTDKGKYSMGFMFRPNKLN; translated from the exons ATGAACACACAAAGTTATCTAAAAACAGACTGGTACCGACGAAAGAATGTTGGCAAAATTCAGAGGCGGCTGGAAGCGATTAAAAACCCGTGGGTCCCCTCACCTGCCTTCGACCCAAGCCACAATGAAAGCGTAAGGTTGGCTACAGACGCACTGCTGGATATCGGTACTGAGGCTTATGACAATGTGCTATCCCAAGAGGGGGAGGTGGGATTCCTCTCTCCTTCAGAAATACAATACATTATTAGTAACGCCAAGGAACCCCTTCAACTCGAGGAATCCCTTTTAGAAGGAGGAAAATCTAAACCTGGGATTACGGATGTCACTTCTGACCTGTCTGACACTTACTTTCCAATGATCTCGGACAGCAATGGACCAGCACTGGAGCAAGGGTGGCCAATGGCAGACAAAAGGTATTACTTGAAGGGACCCTCAAACATCAGAGTTTACTTTCAGACTGAAAAATCGCAAAGCATCAAAGATGTTTTACGCCTTTACATCAGACAGGCTACTGAG CTGATAGCTATTGTGATGGACATATTCACTGACATTGATATCTTCTGTGATGTGCTAGAAGCAGCCAATAAACGCAGCGTCACTGTCTACTTGCTACTGGACCACCACTCTTTACAATATTTCACTGAAATGTGTGAAAAACTCCAGATAAAGAGCAGCCACCTAAAG AATATAGGAGTCCGACAAGTGTGTGGTGACGTGTACTGTACAAAATCTGGAAAAAAATTCTCAGGCCAAGTTCAAGAAAAATTTATCATCATCGACTGTCTGTATGTGTTAGCAGGATCCTACAG TTTTACTTGGTTATCAGGTCAGGTCCACAGGAACTTTATCACCCTTTTTTCAGGACACATTGTCGAACTTTTTGACGAAGAATTCCGCAGGCTCTATTCTCAGTCTAAGACGGTAAATGAATTCAGCTCAATGCAAGCAGCGACTTCTTCCCCTCCGAACAACTTGTCGAAACCCAGTGTCAGCCCGAGAATCGTGTGGCTGGAAAGCCGCGATACCCATTCAGACCCCTTCAGCAGCCTGTCCAGTTACAGCGGGCCACACAAGGGTCTTAATTTCCAGCTGTCACCGTTCTTCAGGGGCAGAGGTGAAAACCTTCACGACCAGAGACAAGAAAGGGCTACCCCCCAGCACAGGGTGTCTTACATGCCACTTCGCCAGCAGAGGGACTACACCTGTCTGATCGCTGGTGCTGAAAGGTTGTACCCAGGCTCAGCTGAACGCTTCCTCAAAGAAATACCGAACCCAGTGATGCATTCTAAAGATGTCAACGTACTCAAGGCTCAGAAGGAGGAACCACAGAACATATCACAACTGTCACCAGTAGGGCAGCACTACTTGCTGTCGGACACTAAACAATACTTCAACCCGGAGCTAACCGACAAAGGAAAATACTCAATGGGCTTCATGTTTAGACCTAACAAACTAAACTAA